In Palaemon carinicauda isolate YSFRI2023 chromosome 21, ASM3689809v2, whole genome shotgun sequence, the following proteins share a genomic window:
- the LOC137615080 gene encoding uncharacterized protein, whose protein sequence is MNHSLLHLLAVVCALVSLTAAQGFYAQRYGKRADLKQVAVRSGFYTNRYGRSSPPETELPEIKIRSSRFVGGSRYGKRADEAPVAPEVASIVSAATAEDDAKDSASLIVGESTVCLLVDVPDVYKCLK, encoded by the exons ATGAATCACTCACTCCTGCATCTCCTGGCTGTCGTTTGTGCCCTTGTTTCCCTGACAGCAGCCCAAGGCTTCTACGCCCAGAGATACGGAAAAAGGGCAGACCTCAAACAGGTTGCAG TTCGATCAGGCTTCTACACAAACCGCTACGGGCGCTCTTCCCCTCCCGAAACCGAGTTGCCGGAAATCAAGATCCGTTCCTCGAGATTCGTCGGTGGTTCCCGCTACGGCAAGAGGGCCGACGAGGCTCCTGTCGCCCCTGAAGTCGCTTCCATTGTCTCCGCTGCTACTGCAGAAG ATGACGCAAAAGACTCAGCTTCTCTCATCGTGGGTGAATCCACCGTGTGTCTGCTTGTTGACGTTCCTGATGTCTACAAATGTCTTAAGTAG
- the LOC137615081 gene encoding uncharacterized protein has product MNHSLLHLLTVVCALLSLTAAQGFYAQRYGKRADLKQVAVRSGFYTNRYGRSSPPETELPEIKIRSSRFVGGSRYGKRADETPVAPEVAPIVPAATAEDDAKNSASFIVGESTVCLLIDTPDVYKCLKKVHNGAASN; this is encoded by the exons atgAACCACTCACTCCTGCACCTCCTGACTGTCGTTTGTGCCCTTCTTTCCCTGACAGCTGCCCAAGGTTTCTACGCACAGAGATACGGAAAGAGAGCAGACCTCAAACAGGTTGCAG TTCGTTCAGGCTTCTACACGAACCGCTACGGGCGCTCTTCCCCTCCCGAAACCGAGTTGCCGGAAATCAAGATCCGTTCCTCGAGATTCGTCGGTGGTTCCCGCTACGGCAAGAGGGCCGACGAGACTCCTGTCGCCCCTGAAGTCGCTCCCATTGTTCCTGCTGCTACTGCAGAAG ATGACGCAAAAAACTCTGCTTCTTTCATCGTGGGTGAATCCACCGTGTGTCTGCTTATTGATACTCCTGATGTCTACAAATGTCTTAA GAAAGTCCACAATGGAGCTGCAAGCAACTAG